Within Nocardioides sp. JS614, the genomic segment GTCAGCCAGCGGTAGGCGGCGCGGTTGGGCACCGGTGGCGAGGAGCAGGCGGTCGTAGGACAGCTGTCGATCACCCAAGGCCACGTGGCCGGTGTCCAGGCCGATGCCGGTGACCGTGGTGCCGGTGAGAAGGTCGACCTGCTGGTCGGCGTACCAGTGCGTGTCGTGGACGAAGACCGAGTCGGGGTCGGCGGTGCCGAGCAGGAGTCCCTTGGAGAGTGGCGGCCGTTCGTAGGGCGGGTGAGGTTCGGCTCCGATCAGGGTGATGTCGCCGGTGTATCCCTGAGTGCGGAGCTCTTCAACTGCGTTGGCGCCGGCGAGTCCGGCGCCGATCACGACGATGTTCATGGCGTGCTCCTGGTGAGGGCGAGGAACTCAGCGCGGCTGCGGGGGTCGTCGCGGAGCCGGCCGAACAGTGCCGATGTCGTGGTGCGGGCGCCTGCTGCTCGGGCGCCGCGCAGGCTCATGCAGGTGTGCTCGGCCTCGATGACGACACCGACGCCGTGCGGCTGCAGCGCCTCTTGGAGGTGGTCGGCGATGCGTTTGGTGAGCCGTTCCTGCGTCTGGGGTCGGCGTGCGTGGAGGTCGACCATCCGGGCGAACTTCGACAGTCCCAAGATGCGGTCACCGGGAAGATAGCCGATGTGGGCGATGCCGACGAAGGGCAGCATGTGGTGCTCGCACACCGACTGCAGAGGGATGTCCCTGACGAGGACGAGCTCGTCGTAGCCCTCGTCGTTGGGGAACGTGGTCAGCGCGAAGTCCGCTCCGCTGGTCATCTCGATCAGCGCCTGGGCCATGCGCCGCGGTGTCTCGGTGAGGTTCTCGTCGGTCAGGTCCAGCCCCAGGGCGGTGAGCAGGTCGGCGGCGGCCTGCTCCGCCGCGCCGGCGTCGATCTCGGGCCCCGGGTGCGTGACACGTGGCCGCCACCGCCGCGCCGCGACCTGGTCGACAGCGGGGCCGGTTGCCCGGTCGGTGGAGATGGCGGCGGTGCTGGTCACGCCGCGGCCTTGCCGCGGTCGAAGGCAAGGACAGCGAGGGCCAGGGCGCCGACGAGAAGACCGAAGTCGCGCAGGGCAATGTCGTAGTACTCGCCCATGGTCACCAGGTTCACGATGATCCCGGCCAGCCACCCCGCGACCAAGAGGGCGCCGTAGCGCGGCGCGATGGCGACGGCGAGGCCGGCCACGATCTCGATGACGCCCACGCTCAACATCGCCTGATGGGCACTGCCGGGGACGATGTCGTTGATCCACGGCGCAAGGTACTGCTCCCAGTCGGTGAGAATCTCGGCGAACTTGTCCAGTCCGAACGCGATCGGGGCGATCGTGAAGACCGTGCGCAGCAGCATGAAGGCCCGCTCGGCACCCACGCCGGTGGGACCGGCGCTCACGGGGGTTCCGGCGGGATTGGTGGTGGTGGCCATGAGAGAGTCCTTTCTAAAACAGAAGATACTTTGAATTAGATCCCTGGAAGCCTCTTGTGTCAAGAGAATTCTGTTTTAGACTTCCGATATGGACTTGAGCACGCAGGCCGCCGGCATCGGGACCCTCGCCGATGAAACCCGCAGGGCGCTGTATGAGTACGTGTCCGGGCAGCCCGAGCCGGTAGGCCGCGAGCAGGCTGCGGCTGCGCTCGGGCTGGCCTCGCACAACGTGAACTTCCACCTTGACCGGCTGGTGACCGAGGGCCTGCTGGAGGTGGAGTACCGGCGCCTGAGCGGAAAGACGGGGCCCGGCGCGGGTCGGCCGAGCAAGCTCTACCGCCGCGCCTCCCGGGAGTTCGCCGTCTCCCTGCCACCGCGACGCTACGACCTGGTCGGCGACATCTTGGCGGCCGCGGTGACCCGCGCCGCCGAGGGCGCACCCTTGGACCAAGCGCTGCACGAGTGTGCCCGCCGCCAGGGGCTGTCGCTGGGACAGGACGCAGAAGGTCTCGA encodes:
- the folE gene encoding GTP cyclohydrolase I FolE; the encoded protein is MTSTAAISTDRATGPAVDQVAARRWRPRVTHPGPEIDAGAAEQAAADLLTALGLDLTDENLTETPRRMAQALIEMTSGADFALTTFPNDEGYDELVLVRDIPLQSVCEHHMLPFVGIAHIGYLPGDRILGLSKFARMVDLHARRPQTQERLTKRIADHLQEALQPHGVGVVIEAEHTCMSLRGARAAGARTTTSALFGRLRDDPRSRAEFLALTRSTP
- a CDS encoding helix-turn-helix transcriptional regulator produces the protein MDLSTQAAGIGTLADETRRALYEYVSGQPEPVGREQAAAALGLASHNVNFHLDRLVTEGLLEVEYRRLSGKTGPGAGRPSKLYRRASREFAVSLPPRRYDLVGDILAAAVTRAAEGAPLDQALHECARRQGLSLGQDAEGLDRSESLHALAEVLRSQDFEPQVRDDELVLSNCPFDTLAQKHTALVCGLNQAFVQGVADSLDSDITAHLEPEPGKCCVKARPASASVRRVVEDPDLPS